In Plasmodium gaboni strain SY75 chromosome 14, whole genome shotgun sequence, one genomic interval encodes:
- a CDS encoding putative ATP-dependent DNA helicase has translation MLKFLNVKSPVISSDVDEKTDDSDKGDVSYTLEELRMKMEITQKKHFGYKNLKDFQVEAVHATFHKKDSFIVMATGMGKSLCYQIPSLMDVCKKKFTVVISPLISLMKDQVDNLNRKKISSVFLGSGQKMNNNKILNEIKHGIYKIVYCSPEYALNNKNLFILLKNRILLIAIDEVHCMSEWGHDFRPSYRKLNELRIILKEIPIMCLTATCTKNVQSDILKNLNFDLKNCLIKRSSVNKKNLFYSVREKTDIYEDLKDILDIPLRESKERTKKFIDNSKICSYNSTLIYVNSKKECEHIYSFLKEKGLLVLMYHADLTNDQKKQAHEKFLKDEIQIIVATVAFGMGIDKPDIRRIIHYGFARSLEAYVQQVGRAGRDNSDAEAILFFHINDESKIKNIILRENTANNLIETNFQRVEHIVHIFTQASDYAYSTACRRKKIYEYFDEDPLTAYDIDIFNDKRNEGICYYIKKYDLYLCAKCDNCIYCLNLIKKKYGIKTNKINNDHNINYNNNYNNNYNNYYDNNNNNNCAYISKNHLNDNDIKKETSLKSLTCYYISSSSNSSLSSYIFDNVVDLTNELKTLLNCISSLKGKTGLSTICKILVKSKEAAIIKKNYHNIKEYGKGAHKSTNWWSSFMKVVRNDRFIKETLNTGKEMCYISVGITDKGQEFLHSKEKYVIALPFFLNTSQKYSNNRNKKNKKDTYNNKETKYSNFAYAYKNNDYNNNNNDNDIYNLDDYKYDDNHTSNKIKHNKNNNNIHINLNHKDDVEYDKCFNANKNSNYITIESGDEKGNTNSMINKKKYIYNNNENTNNNYETTHKNNINKYGYIESNQKQKLNNKNNNIQINNNNNKYEYFNIDKNDFPMKENGYTNEEKKLSDEEINDSIMKILLRTRMLEARKQNIPPFQLISDQPLKDICHKRLTSVELIRKHVYNISPICPNSFLEKIVSGIRGFCLLHDLKTDMINLNIYNPNHNNSPLPISAKTSTLKNFENIISSYHYDQNKNGLYESKSNEPYNYEHHTGLERKCKHFVSQEEEYNHEGISRMGQNNTNMYENKKNMNDHTYDLHNNNKIYEHNNITSQHGYIQKNTFIEYKNNITDQNTLSMSDINNEKNLTYNNYIYNKNDSIITNYNSSIENNSSIQNEFYRKNTNVLDDNKMGDDTYKYNNNNNNNNNNINNNNHSNNNSNNNNSDVLLINVINNNSPKKKLDDLFGNFCYKHDESETGVLQNVTHMNKHINKIHNENKNDNITFLENNNNQHTINMTHTGNDVKNNLSALYDDDDFKFINKIQTLGLHEKNHEEENTKRKINIKQQEETYTKRHQHVTYTNQHSINNVHNNMNLKENDIPKYDHTNLNINESNTQKNDFYEEKKKKLNFIESFSYNNNEEDKKRVNNMDILDQFVYREVKKRKT, from the coding sequence ATGCTTAAATTTTTGAATGTTAAGAGCCCAGTGATAAGCTCAGATGTGGATGAGAAAACAGATGATAGTGATAAAGGAGATGTAAGTTATACTTTAGAAGAGTTAAGAATGAAAATGGAGATAACTCAGAAGAAACATTTTGGTTATAAGAATTTAAAAGATTTTCAAGTGGAAGCTGTACATGCAACGTTTCATAAAAAAGATAGTTTTATTGTTATGGCAACTGGTATGGGCAAATCTCTTTGTTATCAAATACCATCTCTTATGGATGtttgtaaaaaaaagtttACTGTTGTGATATCTCCTTTAATATCTTTAATGAAAGATCAAGTTGATAACTTGAATAGAAAAAAGATATCATCTGTTTTTTTAGGTAGTGGtcaaaaaatgaataataataaaatattaaatgaaattaaacatggaatttataaaattgtTTATTGTAGTCCTGAATATGctttaaataataaaaatttatttattttattaaaaaatcGTATATTACTTATTGCTATTGATGAAGTACATTGTATGTCGGAATGGGGACATGATTTTCGTCCTTCTTATagaaaattaaatgaactgagaattattttaaaagaaatacCTATCATGTGTTTAACTGCTACATGTACTAAGAATGTTCAAAGTGATATActaaaaaatttaaatttcgatttaaaaaattgtttaataaaaagaagtagtgtaaataaaaaaaatttattcTATAGTGTTCGAGAAAAAACAGATATATATGAAGACCTAAAAGATATTTTAGATATACCTTTAAGAGAATCTAAAGAAAGAACtaaaaaatttatagataattcaaaaatatgttcatataattCAACACTTATATATGTTAACTCCAAAAAAGAATGTGaacatatttattcttttctAAAAGAAAAAGGATTATTAGTATTAATGTATCATGCTGATTTAACAAATGATCAAAAAAAACAAGCTCATGAAAAATTCTTAAAAGATGAAATACAAATTATTGTTGCTACAGTTGCATTTGGTATGGGTATTGACAAACCAGATATAAGAAGAATTATACATTATGGTTTTGCTAGATCATTAGAAGCATATGTCCAACAAGTTGGAAGAGCAGGAAGAGATAATAGTGATGCAGAAGCtatccttttttttcatattaatgatgaatcaaaaataaaaaatattatcttAAGAGAAAATACAGCCAATAATTTAATAGAAACAAATTTTCAAAGAGTAGAACatattgttcatatatttaCACAAGCATCTGATTATGCATATTCTACTGCATgtagaagaaaaaaaatatatgaatattttgATGAAGATCCTTTAACAGCATATGATATTGACATATTTAATGATAAACGTAATGAAGgtatatgttattatataaagaaatatgatttatatttatgtgcAAAATGTGataattgtatatattgtctaaatttaattaaaaaaaaatatggaatCAAAACGAATAAGATAAATAATgatcataatattaattataataataattataataataattataataattattatgataataataataataataattgtgCATATATTAGTAAGAACCACCTCAACgataatgatattaaaaaagaaacaagCTTAAAATCACTTACATGCTATTATATTTCATCATCATCCAATTCTTCACtttcatcatatatttttgataatGTTGTTGATCTGACCAATGAACTAAAAACACTCTTAAATTGTATCTCCTCCTTAAAAGGAAAGACTGGATTATCTACTATATGCAAAATATTGGTGAAGAGTAAAGAAGCTGctataattaaaaaaaattatcataatataaaagaatatgGCAAAGGCGCACATAAATCAACAAACTGGTGGTCATCCTTTATGAAAGTTGTAAGGAATGATAgatttataaaagaaacTTTAAACACTGGAAAAGAAATGTGTTATATAAGTGTAGGAATAACAGATAAAGGTCAAGAGTTTTTACATAGTAAAGAGAAATATGTTATAGCATTACcattctttttaaatacatcccaaaaatattcaaataatagaaataaaaaaaacaaaaaggatacttataataataaagaaacGAAATATTCTAATTTTGCATAtgcatataaaaataatgattataataataataataatgataatgatatttataatttggatgattataaatatgatgataatcatacctcaaataaaattaaacacaacaaaaataataataatatacatatcaATCTTAACCATAAAGATGATGTTGAATATGATAAATGCTTTAATGCCaataaaaattcaaattatataacTATTGAATCAGGAGATGAAAAAGGAAATACTAATTCTATGatcaataaaaaaaaatatatttataataataatgaaaatacaaataataattatgaaacaacacataaaaataatataaataaatatggaTATATAGAAAGTAATCAGAAACAAAAACTAAATAAcaagaataataatattcaaattaataataataataataaatatgaatattttaatatagaCAAAAATGATTTCCCTATGAAAGAAAATGGATATACAAATgaagaaaagaaattatcagatgaagaaattaatgattctattatgaaaatattattaagaACAAGAATGCTAGAAGCaagaaaacaaaatataCCTCCTTTTCAATTAATTTCTGATCAACCATTAAAAGATATTTGTCATAAAAGATTAACATCTGTTGAATTAATTAGGAAACATGTCTATAATATTTCACCTATATGTCCAAATTCGTTTCTAGAAAAAATCGTATCAGGTATTAGAGGCTTTTGTTTATTACATGATTTAAAAACAGATATgataaatttaaatatttataatcCTAATCATAACAATTCTCCACTACCCATAAGTGCTAAAACATCTACACTTAAAAATTTTGAGAATATAATTTCTTCTTATCATTATgatcaaaataaaaatggaCTATATGAAAGTAAAAGTAATGAACCCTATAATTATGAACACCATACAGGTTTGGAACGTAAATGTAAACATTTTGTTTCTCAAGAAGAAGAATATAATCATGAAGGCATTTCAAGAATGGGTCAGAATAATACTAATATgtatgaaaataaaaaaaacatgAATGATCATACATATGATcttcataataataacaaaatatatgaacataataatattacatcTCAACATGgatatattcaaaaaaacacatttattgaatataaaaataatatcacTGATCAAAATACATTAAGCATGAgtgatataaataatgagAAGAATctaacatataataattatatatataataaaaatgatagtattattacaaattataatagtagtattgaaaataattcttCTATACAAAATGAATTCTATCgaaaaaatacaaatgTGTTAGATGATAACAAAATGGGAGATGAtacttataaatataacaataataataataataataataataatattaataataataatcatagtaataataatagtaataataataattcggatgtattattaataaatgtcataaataataatagtcctaaaaaaaaacttgATGATTTATTCGGAAATTTCTGTTATAAACATGATGAGAGCGAAACAGGGGTACTTCAAAATGTAACACATATGAATAAgcatataaataaaatccataatgaaaataaaaatgataatattaccttcttagaaaataataataatcaacACACAATCAATATGACACATACTGGTAATGATGTAAAGAATAATCTTAGTGCCTTgtatgatgatgatgattTTAAATTTATCAATAAAATTCAAACACTTGGGTTACATGAAAAAAATcatgaagaagaaaatacaaaacgaaaaataaatataaaacaacAAGAAGAAACATATACTAAAAGACATCAACATGTAACATATACAAATCAACATAGTATCAATAATGTgcataataatatgaatttaaaagaaaatgatattCCTAAGTATGATCATACAAATctaaatattaatgaaagtaacacacaaaaaaatgatttttatgaagaaaaaaaaaaaaaattaaattttatagaatccttttcatataataataatgaagaagatAAAAAGCGTGTTAACAATATGGACATATTGGATCAGTTCGTTTATAGAGaagtaaaaaaaagaaaaacatga
- a CDS encoding hypothetical protein (conserved Plasmodium protein, unknown function) translates to MDNFIDDEINLIDENEPILIDIQDLIKSGKVSKKKGNGQHVVKNYKKNDEKVNKYKRNDYVNINNKINNYKINHNYEHNNIYESEIEDYNDKDFLIYKDGNIKKRKDIKLKEYSEYSIFYYSNNIYNSFKNNYEKIFDKLKKKYILGKKKKKTDDKFMYYSENLSDDFFHILASRLYYSKITTYIYFMVIILNLIILIYTIFTNVLNKYVVCAEIFVIFMLFIEIFLRLLTEGTSYFYNFDGLFDVTVSFICLLLLLNSGDFKIFFLENKIVKTNKKEIEEIISQSLTVLRFSFQLFRTITFFMHYKRTKLPTDNIDFSLLNLPRDDI, encoded by the exons atggataattttatagatgatgaaataaatttaatagACGAGAATGAACCAATCTTAATAGATATACAAGACTTAATAAAATCGGGAAAGGTTTCAAAAAAGAAAGGAAATGGACAACACGTCgttaaaaattataaaaagaatgatgaaaaagtaaataagtataaaagaaatgattatgtcaatataaataataaaataaataattataaaattaatcataattatgaacataataatatttatgaaagTGAGATAGAGGATTATAACGATAAAgattttttaatttataaagatggaaatataaaaaagagaaaagatataaaattgAAAGAATATTCAGAATAttctatattttattatagtaacaatatatataatagttttaaaaataattatgagAAAATCTttgataaattaaaaaaaaaatatatattaggaaaaaaaaaaaaaaaaacagatgataaatttatgtattattcAGAAAATTTATCTGATgatttttttcatattttgGCTAGTcgtttatattattctaAAATTActacttatatatattttatggtgataatattaaatcttattattttaatatatacaatttttacgaatgttttaaataaatatgttgTCTGTGCAGAAATATTTGTTATCtttatgttatttattgaaatatttttaagatTATTAACTGAG gGCACATCATacttttataattttgatGGTCTCTTCGATGTCACAGTGTCATTTATTTGCcttttacttttattaaatagtggagattttaaaatattttttttagaaaataaaattgttaaaacaaataaaaaagaaatagaagaaataatatCACAAAGTCTAACAGTCTTAAGATTTTCTTTTCAATTATTTCGTACgataacattttttatgCATTATAAAAGGACAAAG ttaCCAACAGATAATATTGATTTTTCCTTGTTAAATTTACCGAGAGATGATATTTGA
- a CDS encoding serine/threonine protein phosphatase 2A activator, with protein MGDENNLSYKIFNDESIIRFTKSSIYNDIIEFITNLNKSVIGVEMKPLEDFKLCNENDMINDNFLLLSKNVYNIFQLIKNMNKCIDSCPPINQSSRFGNKGFQYFCDAYYKEIDEYLPHALSESNIPNISEHTYQISYYLKNSIGNKKRIDYGTGHELNFLLFLFCLNKLNFFIPSDYKHLVLVIYRQYLEGVRRVQIIYTVEPAGSRGAWGLDDFQFLVFLFGAAQLSYNRKIKTDDIEKKELLELWAPKYLYFDALKYISMIKHAPFHESSRMLYDISGVETWEKICNGLLKMYQAEIIQKRQILQHILFGNLIDF; from the exons atgggtgatgaaaataacttgagttataaaatatttaacGATGAAAGTATTATAAGATTTACTAAAAgttctatatataatgatataattgAATTTATCacaaatttaaataaatcaGTTATCGGTGTTGAAATGAAACCTTTAGAAGATTTTAAATTATgtaatgaaaatgatatgataaatgataactttttattattatcaaaaaatgtatataacatttttcaattaataaaaaatatgaacaagTGTATTGATTCTTGTCCACCTATAAATCAATCATCACGATTTGGTAATAAAGGAtttcaatatttttgtgatgcatattataaagaaattGATGAGTACTTACCTCATGCTTTATCAGAATCAAACATACCTAATATATCTGAACATACTTATCAAAtatcttattatttaaagaattCCATTGGAAATAAAAAGAGAATAGATTATGGAACTGGGCATgaattaaattttttgCTCTTCCTCTTTTGCctaaataaattaaatttcTTTATTCCTTCCGATTACAAGCACCTCGTCCTTGTTATATATCGACA GTATTTAGAAGGAGTAAGAAGAGTACAGATAATTTACACGGTGGAGCCTGCTGGTAGTAGAGGGGCATGGGGATTGGATGATTTTCAATTTCTTGTTTTCCTGTTTGGCGCAGCTCAACTTTCTTACAACaggaaaataaaaacggacgat ATTGAAAAGAAAGAATTGTTGGAATTGTGGGCACcgaaatatttatattttgatgCTCTTAAGTATATATCAATG ATAAAACATGCACCTTTTCATGAATCTTCCCGAATGTTGTATGATATATCTGGAGTTGAAACATg ggaaaaaatatgtaatgGATTACTTAAAATGTATCAAGCTGAAATAATACAAAAGAGACAAATATTACAGCACATATTATTTGGAAATTTGATAGacttttaa
- a CDS encoding putative coatamer beta subunit: MSNFEIDNNCTLYICTDNCEVPTNNDIQKKLENQNVDKKIEGMENLIFNIIQGVSYENLLMCVIRYIVPHKDHRLKKMCHIFFEIVDKCNSDGSLKEEMILVCNALRNDIISPNEYVRGSTLRLLSKIKYLKILDPLIETITKNLSHRHSYVRKNAITCIHTIIKDHGIDIIPNAVKEVEKILFLESDISTKRSALAMLTDIDPLTTLKYILSLNDQLYDTADVILLEVIHLFKKLYIPHVFDDSYLIINDEDKDDDEDEEEDDNDNDHNDNNNININNNINNIHNITSNERYSQNNKITDTYKYPPNSNNNNNNIYHKNEFKVDDELNLLSEDINFKKTKLKDNNYNQYKNHVIRILLNMLNKNVSYSVLYEGACCLLYMSTSALSIKTACECFIKLLINQHDNNIKLIVIDKLYYIMCKWKNILENYAMDLLRALNFPSRDIKVKILNLVLHVLTKRNVHLILNVLKKELLKLNDQIVYTKHITTNNNNNTNMNVANNSGATNHSNIKDNNNNNNNINNSINNNSSNNNNSSNNNNVGKNNLSTNYQEVKSYKKILIKSLQHICNIYSSECLHIVDLLLIYINDDEKEINYEAAVCIRKLVKNNEFQSNILEKIIDSIFDIKKATILRIFFWAIGQYMYDENMIINFMNKLYENLSPLLNNSLESDMINKIQNERFKKNGNLNFNLSNSNIQTKTVILEDGTYATEAFLKNQNISNKTNNKNKENTFLYNILYENDDLLLSVICVCLTKLYLKLLSKFNDSFDFIWNPHEMVCSKGDKEKKDLIIRNENNSNGNINGDNLMNNELDGEPSVVSKDQNVMSNNSNNNITVHNINEYRNKCIYILASIIKYIGEKNSKPDTNIYEYDSNVIRINQCLKIFFYLTSNKKELDEQNKKLIKIFIDGDYYYHKFLEKEEEKYCSIYGSNYKYMKRTNLNTYNIDGDKNIDGDKNISGDKNINGDKNISGDKNISGDKNISGDKNISGDKNISGDKNISGDKNIFEKSPYVSNDLFLNDQGEKANVDDDIYFRVLKEKKNILNMLDEETSSVCVNENLEKLKLKYTLNNDMLFEENEFQYPSIKYNYSSLFLAKLYNSQILTGTDDDIFIEALPIISNVNLIIEIYVYNQSNVYLQNIYINLSTHGNLKPIDKIPEFNLSPNEKKKFKISVKVHTTEAGIIFGYVFYERKNDNQKNYIVLNELHINMTDYINASFISSHLFRIMWSEFEWENKINIHTSIRDAFELLKLIIKNTNMTIVERFMPLEYYDMEIKNNANQVNISPIDIYISYISTLEDLKCLVNNSAFFSVNLFSRSIFGEDSLANLSVQKSADGKLSGSIRVRSRTQGIALSLGDKLTLLQTGINGDM; encoded by the exons atgaGCAACTTTGAGATCGATAATAATTGCACtctttatatatgtacagATAATTGTGAGGTGCCAACTAACAATGATATTCAAAAGAAGTTAGAGAATCAAAATGTCGATAAGAAAATTGAAGGAATGGagaatttaatatttaatataatcCAAGGAGTGTCATATGAGAATTTATTAATGTGTGTTATTAGATATATTGTTCCTCATAAAGATCATAGATTAAAAAAGATGTgtcatatattttttgaaattGTTGATAAATGTAATTCAGATGGTAGtttaaaagaagaaatgATACTTGTATGTAATGCTTTAAgaaatgatataatatctCCTAATGAATATGTTCGAGGTTCCACTTTAAGGTTATTaagtaaaataaaatatctGAAAATATTAGACCCATTAATAGAAACTATTACAAAGAATTTAAGTCATAGACATAGTTATGTTAGAAAAAATGCTATCACATGTATACATACTATTATTAAAGATCATGGAATAGATATTATTCCAAATGCAGTTAAAGAAGTCgaaaaaattttattcttaGAAAGTGATATTTCTACAAAGCGTAGTGCATTGGCTATGCTAACTGATATTGATCCTTTAACAACtctaaaatatattctatCATTAAATGATCAATTATATGATACAGCTgatgttattttattagaagttattcatttatttaaaaagttatatattCCTCATGTTTTTGATGACTCttatttgataataaatgatgaagatAAAGACGACGACGAAGACGAGGAAGAGGACGACAACGATAATGAtcataatgataataataatataaatataaataataatataaataatatacataatattacatCCAATGAAAGGTATTCAcaaaataacaaaataactgatacatataaatatccACCCAATAgcaacaataataataataatatatatcataaaaatgaatttaaaGTGGATGATgaattaaatttattaagtgaagatataaattttaaaaagacaaaattaaaagataataattataatcaatataaaaatcatgtaattagaatattattaaatatgcttaataaaaatgttagTTATAGTGTATTATATGAAGGTGCATGTTGTTTATTGTATATGAGTACATCTGCTTTAAGCATAAAAACAGCTTGTGaatgttttattaaattattaataaatcaacatgataataatattaaattaattgTTATTGACAAgttgtattatataatgtgTAAGTGGAAGAACATATTAGAAAATTATGCGATGGATTTATTAAGAGCTCTAAATTTTCCTTCACGTGACATAAAAGTTAAGATATTAAATTTAGTATTGCATGTGTTGACAAAGAGAAATGTGCACTTGATATTAAATGtcttaaaaaaagaattattaaaattgaATGATCAGATAGTATATACAAAACATATAacaacaaataataataataatacaaacATGAATGTGGCTAACAATAGTGGTGCAACAAATCACAGCAACATcaaagataataataataataataataatattaataatagtatcaataataatagtagtaacaataataatagtagtaacaataataatgttgGAAAGAACAATTTGTCAACTAACTATCAAGAAGTTAAGagttataaaaaaattcttaTAAAATCTTTACAAcatatttgtaatatatattcaagTGAATGCCTGCATATTGTGGACCTTctacttatatatataaatgatgatgagaaagaaataaattatgAAGCTGCTGTTTGTATACGTAAATTAGTAAAGAATAATGAATTTCAGAGTAATAttttagaaaaaattatagattcaatatttgatattaaaaaagcTACAATCCtaagaatttttttttgggCTATAGGGCAATATATgtatgatgaaaatatgattataaattttatgaataaattatatgaaaatttatCTCCTTTATTAAATAACAGTTTAGAAAGTGatatgataaataaaatacaaaatgaaagatttaaaaaaaatggaaatCTTAATTTTAATCTATCTAATTCAAATATACAAACTAAAACAGTTATATTAGAAGATGGTACTTATGCAACTGAAGcctttttaaaaaatcaaaatatttctaataaaactaataataaaaataaagaaaatacatttctatataatatattatatgaaaatgatgatTTACTTTTGTCAGTTATTTGTGTTTGTttaacaaaattatatttaaaattattatcaaagTTTAATGATTCTTTTGATTTTATTTGGAATCCTCATGAAATGGTATGCTCAAAAGGAGACAAAGAAAAGAAGGATCtaataataagaaatgaaaataattctAATGGTAATATTAATGGTGATAATCTTATGAATAATGAATTAGATGGTGAACCATCTGTTGTGTCAAAGGATCAAAATGTCATGTcaaataattcaaataacaatataacagtacataatattaatgaatatagaaataagtgtatttatattttggctagtattataaaatatataggagaaaaaaattcaaaacCTGAtactaatatatatgaatatgaTAGTAACGTTATAAGAATAAATCAATGCttgaaaatttttttttatttgacaagtaacaaaaaagaattagatgaacaaaataaaaagttgataaaaatatttatagatggagattattattatcacaaATTTTTAGAAAAGGAAGAAGAGAAGTATTGTAGTATATATGGTTCGAATTATAAGTATATGAAAAGAACAAACCTTAacacatataatattgatggtgataaaaatattgatggagataaaaatattagtggtgataaaaatattaatggtgataaaaatattagtggtgataaaaatattagtggtgataaaaatattagtggtgataaaaatattagtggtgataaaaatattagtggtgataaaaatattagtggtgataaaaacatatttgAGAAAAGCCCATATGTAAGtaatgatttatttttaaatgatcAAGGAGAAAAAGCTAACGTAgatgatgatatatattttagagtattaaaagaaaaaaaaaatatattaaatatgttAGATGAAGAAACATCATCTGTATGTgtaaatgaaaatttagaaaaattaaaattaaaatatacattaaataatgatatgttatttgaagaaaatgaatttCAATATCCAtctataaaatataattattcttCATTATTTCTAGCCAAGTTATATAATTCTCAAATATTAACAGGTACAGATgatgatatttttatagaaGCATTACCAATTATATCAAACgttaatttaataatagaaatttatgtatataatcAATCTAATGTctatttacaaaatatttatattaatttatcaACACATGGAAATTTAAAACCTATTGATAAAATACCTGAATTTAATTTATCTCctaatgaaaaaaaaaaatttaaaataagTGTAAAAGTACATACAACAGAAGCAGGAATTATATTCGGATATGTATTCtatgaaagaaaaaatgataatcaaaaaaattatattgttttaaatgaattacatataaatatgacTGATTATATAAACGCCTCTTTTATATCTTCACATCTATTTCGTATTATGTGGTCTGAATTTGAGTgggaaaataaaattaatatacaCACATCTATAAg gGATGCCTTTGAATTACTCAAGcttattataaaaaatacaaatatgaCCATTGTTGAGAGATTTATGCCACTTGAATATTACGACatggaaataaaaaacaatGCCAACCAAGTAAACATAAGTCcaatagatatatatatttcttatatttcAACCTTGGAAGATTTAAAATGTTTAGTTAATAATTCGGCATTTTTCTCGgttaatttattttcaagAAGTATATTTGGAGAGGATTCGCTAGCTAACTTGTCTGTTCAAAAAAGTGCCGACGGAAAATTGTCTGGTAGCATAAGAGTTCGTAGCAGAACACAA gGTATCGCTCTTAGTTTAGGAGATAAATTAACACTTCTTCAAACGGGAATAAATGGAGACATGTAA